One Ancylobacter novellus DSM 506 genomic window, GCTCCCCCACGGCGCGCCGAAGGGCGGCGCCTTGTAGGGCGGCGCCTTGTAGACCGGGAGGTTCGGCGGACGCGGGCGCTGCGGCGCCGGCTTGCAGGTGGTGCGGCCCGGCGCGCGGCGCATCAGGTCGATATGGATGTGGTCGTAGTGATAGACGTTGGAGCCCGGCGCCAGCACCACGGAGAAGCGCTCGCAGGCTTCCGCCTGCACGGTGCGCAGGAAGCCCGCCTCGTCGGGCGCGCCCTTCCAGCCCTTCCGCACCGAGATCTCGCGCCCGTCGGCCAGCACGAAGCCGCCGACGTCGAGCCCGTTGCCGAAGGCGTGCTCCGAGGTCTTGCCGGTGCGCGCGCCGTTCATGCGCCGGCAGGAATAGGAGGACATCTGCTTCACCTTCACCACCGGCTGGCCGAACCAGGCCATGGCGGCGGGCTGCACGTCCTGGGTGATCCAGCGGTCGACGGCCGAGGTCATCGGGCAGGCGAGCGTCGCGCGCGGCGAGACCTCGACCGAGCCTTCGGCGAAAGCGGTGATGCGGTAGGCGTGGTCCATGCCGCAGGCGCCGGCGCCGTTGATGGCGCGGTCCTCGACGATGAAGGCGGAAGGCCTGACTCGGCCCTCCGCCCGGCACCGTTCCTCAGCTTCCGTGCGCCAGGGTTCGCGCTGTTCGAACAGCCCGAATTTGCAGCCGGAAAGCCCCAGAAGGACGAGCGGGGCTACGAGAAACCAGGAAACGCCGCGCGCCATGCCGGGACGCTACGCGGAGTTGGTTGACAGCGAGTTAAGCGGATACCGGCAAAAAGCAAAACGGCCGGAGCAGAGCCCCGGCCGTTTATTTCGGATTTCGAAGCAATGCGCCTGTTAATGGGCGAGGTTCTTGACGATATCCTCGACCATTTTCTTTGCGTCGGCGAAGAGCATCATGGTGTTATCGCGGAAGAACAGCTCGTTCTCGACGCCGGCATAGCCGGCGGCCATGCCGCGCTTGATGAACAGCACGGTCTTGGCCTTCTCGACGTCGAGGATCGGCATGCCGAAGATCGGCGACTGCGGGTCGGTCTTGGCCGCCGGGTTGGTCACGTCGTTGGCGCCGATGACGAAGGCGACGTCCGCCTGCGCGAACTCGCTATTGATGTCCTCGAGCTCGAACACCTCGTCATAGGGCACGTTGGCCTCGGCCAGCAGCACGTTCATGTGGCCGGGCATGCGGCCGGCGACGGGATGGATGGCGTACTTCACCTCGACGCCCTCCTCCTTCAGCTTGTCGGCCATCTCTCTGAGGGCATGCTGGGCCTGCGCCACCGCCATGCCGTAGCCGGGCACGATGATCACCTTCGACGCGTTCTTCATGATGAAGGCGGCGTCCTCGGCCGAGCCCTGCTTCACCGGACGGGTCTCCACCGCCCCGCCGGCCGCGGCAGAGGTGTCGCCGCCGAAGCCGCCGAGGATGACGGAGATGAAGCTCCGGTTCATGCCCTTGCACATGATGTAGGACAGGATCGCGCCCGACGAGCCGACCAGCGCGCCGGTGATGATCAGCGCGGTGTTGCCCAGCGTGAAGCCGATGCCCGCCGCCGCCCAGCCGGAGTAGGAGTTCAGCATCGAGACGACCACCGGCATGTCGGCGCCGCCGATCGGGATGATGATGAGGCCGCCCAGCACGAGGCTGACGATCACGATCGCCCAGAACACGGTATGGCTCTCGGTGGCGACGAGAACGCCGATCAGCACGACGAGCAGCAGAGCGAGGCCGGCATTGATGACGTGCCGGCCCGGCAGCATGATCGGCTTGCCGCTCATATTGCCGTTCAGCTTGGCGAAGGCGATGACGGAACCTGTAAAGGTGATGGCGCCGATGGCGACGCCGAGGCTCATCTCGATCAGCGCCTGGCCGTGGATGGCGCCGACCTCGCCGATGCCGAAGGCTTCCGGCGCATAGAGCGCGGCCGCCGCCACCATCACTGCGGCAAGGCCGACCAGCGAGTGGAAGGCCGCTACCAGCTGCGGCATCTGCGTCATGGCGATCTTGCGGGCGATGACCGCGCCGGCGCCGCCGCCGATGGCGAGGCCGCCGATCACCAGCCCCCAGCCCAGCGCGCCCGAGGGCGGGCTCGCGGCGAGCGTGGTCAGGATGGCGATGGCCATGCCGACCATGCCGAACAGATTGCCCCGGCGCGAGGTGACGGGGCTGGAGAGCCCGCGCAGCGCCAGGATGAACAGGACGCCCGAGACGAGGTAGAGCAGTGCGACGAGATTGGCGTTCATGGGCCCCGTCTCACTTCTTCTTCGAGTACATGGCCAGCATCCGGCTGGTCACCAGGAAGCCGCCGAAGATGTTCACGCTGGCGAGGATCAGGCCGATGAAGCCGAAGCCCTTGGCCCATTCCGTGCCTTCCGCGCTCATCGCGTCGACGCCGACCGCCAGCAGCGCGCCGACCACGATCACCGAGGAGATGGCGTTGGTGACGCTCATCAGCGGCGTGTGCAGCGCCGGCGTCACCGACCACACCACGTAATAGCCGACGAACACCGCAAGCACGAAGATGGCGAGGCGGAACACGAAGGGGTCGATCGCCCCGCCTGAGACCGCATGCGCCACCTGCCCGGCGACTTCCGCATAATGCTGCGCGGCGGCGTCGGCATAGGCCTGCGCCGCCTCGGCGGCCTGGCGCGCCACTTCGGCCGCCACCCGCGCCCCCTCAACCGCGTTCTGGGCGACCGGATCGCCCGCTGCCGGATTGGCCATTTCCCTAAATCCCCTGGAAGTCTGTTGTCCGAGCCCTGCCGCGCCCTCCCCGGCGCGACCGGCCCGCCCTGTCGATCATGACGAAGCAGCGCTCACGCCGCCGAGGCGGCGTCGCCGGCCCCTTGCGGCTTGAAGCCGGGATGCACCACCGCCCCGTCGCGGGTCAGCAGCGTCGCCTTCACCAGCTCGTCCTCCCACTTCACGGCAAGGCTCTTCGTCCCCTTGTCGATCAGCGTCTCCACGAAGGCGTAGAGGTTCTTGGCGTAGAGCTGCGAGGCCGTCGCTGCGAGGCGTCCCGGCACGTTGAGGTGCCCGACGATCTTCACCCCGTTGGCGGTGGTGACCACCTCGCCCGGCACGGCGCCCTCGACATTGCCGCCGCGCTCGACCGCGAGGTCGATGACCACCGAGCCCGGCTTCATCGACGCCACCATCTCGCCCGAGACGAGCTTGGGCGCCGGACGGCCGGGGATCAGCGCCGTGGTGATGACGACATCCTGCTTGGCGATGTGCGAGGCGACCAAGGCCGCCTGCTTGGCCTGGTACTCCGCCGACATCTGCTTGGCGTAGCCGCCCGCCGTCTCCGCCTGCTTGAACTCCTCGTCCTCCACGGCGATGAACTTGCCGCCGAGGGACTCCACCTGCTCCTTCGCCGCCGGCCGCACGTCGGTCGCCGAGACCACCGCGCCGAGGCGCCGCGCCGTCGCCACCGCCTGCAGCCCCGCCACGCCGGCGCCCATGACGAAGACCCGCGCCGCCGGCACCGTGCCCGCCGCCGTCATCATCATCGGGAAGGCCCGGCCGAACTCGCCGGCCGCATCCACCACCGCCCGATAGCCCGCAAGGTTCGCCTGGCTGGACAAGACGTCCATCACCTGCGCCCGCGTGATGCGCGGCATCAGCTCCATCGCGAAGGCCGACACGCCCGCCTTGGCCAGCGCCTCCAGATCCTTCTCATGCCCGTACGGGTCCATGATCGCGATCGCCAGCGCCCCGCGGTTCGCCCCCTTCAGGGCCGAAGCCTCCGGACGACGAACGGAAAGCACCACATCCGCGCCAGCCACCGCCGCCGCGTTGTCCGCAACGACCTGCGCACCCGCCGCTTCGTAATCCCCGTCGCCAACACCCGACGCCAAACCCGCGCCCGACGCAACGACGACCTCCGCACCCAGACCAACATAGCGCTTCACCGTGTCGGGGGTGCCCCCGACACGCGGTTCGACGGATAGGTCTTCCTTCAAAATCGACAGTCGCATCGCCTTCCTCCCAAGAAGGTAGTCTCTTGAATTATTAGCCAACTATTATTCCAGCACGACGAGCAGGTCCTTGGCGTCGATGGCGTTGCCCGGCGACACCAATATCTCCTGCACCGTGCCGGCGCGCGGCGAATGGATCGCCGTCTCCATCTTCATCGCCTCGATTGTGAGCAGCACATCGCCGATCTTGATCTCCTGCCCGCTGACGACGCCGAGCGAGGAGATGGTGCCGGGCATGGGCGCGGCGACATGGAAATCGTTGCCCTCCTCCGCCTTGCGCCGTCCCGCGACCTTCGGCACCGCCGCGCGGTCGACCGCCAGCACCATGCGCGGCTGGCCGTTGAGCTCGAAGAAGACCTCGACCAGCCCGTCGTCGCGCGTCTCGCCGACGGCGGTGAGGCGCACCAGCAGCGTCTTGCCGCGCTCGATCTCGATCGTCGTCTCGTCCCCGGACTTCATGCCGTAGAAGAAGACCGGGGTCGACAGCGCCGAGACCGGGCCGAACTTCGCCACCACGGGGGCGAAGTCGGAGAACACCTTCGGGTACATGAGGTAGGAGGCGAGCTCGCGGTCATCCGCCGTTCGGCCGAGGAGCTTCGACACCTCTGCGCGCTCGGCCTCGAGGTCGGCGTCCTCGATCAGCGAACCATAGCGCACGGTGATCGGCGGCTCGCCCTTCAGCGCCTTCTTCTGCAAGGCTTCCGGCCACCCGCCGAGCGGCTGGCCGTATTCGCCATGCAGCATCGCCACGGCGGAGGCCGGGAAGGCGACGTCGCGCCTGGGGTCGAGCACGTCGGCGGCGGACAAGCCCTGGCTCACCATCATCAGAGCGAGGTCGCCCACCACCTTGGAGGAAGGCGTGACCTTGATGATGTCGCCAAAGAGATCGTTGGCATCGCGATAGGCCTTCGCCACCTCGTGCCAGCGGCTCTCCAGCCCCATGGAGCGGGCCTGCTCCTTGAGGTTGGTGAACTGGCCGCCGGGCATCTCATGCAGATAGACCTCGGAGGCCGGTCCCTTGAGGTCGCTCTCGAAGGCCGCGTACTGGGCCCGCACGCCTTCCCAGTAGAAGCTGATGCGCCGGATGGCTTCCGGGTCGAGCCCGGTGTCGCGCTCGGAGCCGCGCAGCGCCTCGACGATGGAACCCAGACATGGCTGCGAGGTCATGCCGCTCATCGCGTCCATGGCGAGATCGACGGCGTCGACGCCCGCCTCCACCGCCGCCAGCACCGAGGCGCCGGAAACGCCGGAGGTGTCGTGGGTGTGAAAGTGGATCGGCAGGCCGATCTCCTCCTTCAGCGCCTTGAACAGCACCCTGGCGGCGGCGGGCTTGACCAGCCCGCCCATGTCCTTGAGGCCGAGGACGTGGATGCCAGTCTTCTCCAGCTCCTTGGCCATGGAGACGTAGTATTTCAGGTCGTATTTGGAGCGGGCGGGGTCGTTGAGGTCGCCGGCATAGCAGATGGCGCCCTCGACCAGCTTGCCGGTCTTCAGCGCCTCGTCGATCGAGACGCGCATGTTCTCGATCCAGTTGAGGCAGTCGAAGACGCGGAAGATGTCCATGCCCGCTTCCGCCGCCTGGCGGATGAAGAAGCGCACGACATTGTCGGGATAATTGGCGTAGCCGACGCCGTTGGCCCCGCGCACCAGCGTCTGGGTGAGGATGTTCGGCACCGCCTCGCGGATCTTCGCCAGCAGCTCCCACGGGTCCTCGGAGAGGAAGCGCATGGAGACGTCGAAGGCGGCGCCGCCCCAGCATTCGAGCGAGAGCAGCCCCGGCAGGCCGCGCGCATAGGAATCGGCGATGCGGGCGATGTCGTAGCCGCGCATGCGGGTGGCGAGCAGCGACTGGTGCGCGTCGCGCATGGTGGTGTCGGTGACGAGGACACGCTTCTGCGCCAGCATCCAGTCGGCGAAGGCCTTGGGGCCGAGCTGGTCGAGAAGCTGGCGCGTGCCCGGCGCCGGCTCGGCGAGGAAGGCCGGCGGCTCGGGGATGCGGGCGGTGGCGGAAGGCTTGGCCCTTCCCTTCACTTCCGGGTGGCCGTTCACCGTCACGTCGGCGATCCAGGCGAGCAGCTTGGTGGCACGGTCGCGCCGCCCGCCGAAATCGAACAGCTCCGGCGTCGTGTCGATGAAGCGGGTGGTGTAACGGCAGGCGGTGAAGTCGGGATGGGTCAGCACGTTCTCGAGGAACGGCAGGTTGGTGGCGACGCCGCGGATACGGTACTCGCGCAGCGCCCGGTACATGCGGGCGATGACCTCTTCCGACGAAGGCGCCCAGGCGGTGACCTTCTCCAGCATCGGGTCGTAGAAGCGTGTCACCACCGCGCCGGAATAGGCGGTGCCGCCATCGACGCGGATGCCGAAGCCCATGGCGCCGCGATAGGCGGTGATGCGGCCATAGTCCGGGATGAAATTGTTCTCCGGATCCTCGGTGGTGATCCGGCACTGCATGGCGTGGCCGTTGAGACGGATCTCCTCCTGCGGCGGGATTCCGGTCTCGGCGACCGAGCCGATATGGCCGCCTTCGAGGATCTTGATCTGCGCCTTGATCAGGTCGAGGCCGGTGACGACCTCGGTCACCGTGTGTTCGACCTGGATGCGCGGATTGACCTCGATGAAATAGAAGGCGCCGGTGTCGGCATCCATCAGGAACTCGACCGTGCCGGCGCCGATGTAGTCGGTGGCCCGGCCGATGGCGAGCGCCGCGTCGGTCAGGCCCTTGCGGGTCGCCTCGTCGACATAGGGCGCGGGCGCGCGCTCGATGACCTTCTGGTTGCGGCGCTGGATCGAGCAGTCGCGCTCATAGACATGGACGAGGTTGCCATGGGTGTCGCCGAGGATCTGCACCTCGACGTGGCGGGCGCGGCGCACGAGCTTCTCTAGGTACACCTCGTCCTTGCCGAAGGCGGCCTTGGCCTCGCGCTTCGCGGTAGTGACGGCGTCGAGCAGCTTGTCCTCGCTCTCGATCGGGCGCATGCCGCGCCCGCCACCGCCCCAGCTCGCCTTGAGCATGACGGGGTAGCCGACCTTGCGGGCGGCCTCGAGGATGAAGGCGGGGTCGTCGGGCAGCGGGTCGGTCGCCGGCATCACCGGCACGCCGACCGAGATGGCGAGATTTCGTGCCGCGACCTTGTTGCCGAGCGTGCGCATGGTCGCCGGCTTCGGGCCGATGAAGACGATGCCGGCCTCTTCGCACGCCTCGGCGAATTCCGGGCTCTCCGACAGGAAGCCGTAGCCGGGATGGATGGCGTCGACCTTCGCCTCTTTGGCGACGCGGATCACCTCGTCGATGGACAGATACGCGTCGATCGGGCCGAGCGGCTTCGGCAGCCACGGGCCGCGGCCGACGAGATAGGCCTCGTCCGCCTTGAAGCGGTGGAGGGAGAGCTTGTCCTCCTCCGCATGGATGGCGACGGTGGAGATGCCGAGCTCGGTCGCCGCGCGGAAGACGCGGATCGCGATCTCGGATCGGTTGGCGACGAGGAGCTTCCTGATCGTGCGGGTCATGAGCGGTGCCAGGCCTGTGGTTGCGGTCGACGGGATCGGGACTCGGGAACCTGCATCCTGGCTGCGACAATCAGCGCTTCTGCCGCCGCCGGGCCCCGTGGCCGATGCATCAGCCATGCCGGGATACCGTGGCGCGGAGAGACGCCGCACATCATTATTGGTATACAGAATTCCACATGCCAGCAAGCAAAATCACCGGCGCGTGATCGCAGACCCGGTGCTTAGCCGGCGCGACGGACGGCGCCGTTCCACGCGATTGTGAGGCCTGCGTCGCGGTATCGACACGTTGCAGTGCAAGATATCGCGGGCGAGACAGACCAGCCGAATTGGTACATAGAGAACGCGCCGGCAACGTGAGCCCGTATCAGTGCGGGGTCGCGGGAGACGCGCCGGATTACGGAGGAAACTATGGCTAGCAGGCGGGAACGCGCAACGAAGATCGTGGCGACCCTAGGCCCGGCCTCATCGAGCCCGGAGAAGATCCGGGCGCTTTACGAAGCAGGCGTGGATGTGTTCCGGCTGAATTTCAGCCACGGCACGCAGGAGAACCACGGCCATGTTCTCGGCGCCGTGCGCGCGCTGGAGAAGGATGTCGGCCGGCCCATCGGCGTGCTCGCCGATTTGCAGGGCCCGAAGCTGCGCCTCGGCAAGTTCGTCGACGGCCACATCACCCTGACCGCGGGCACCACCATCCGCTTCGACACCGACCCGACGCCGGGCGACGAGAAGCGCGTGCCGATCCCGCACCCGGAAATCCTCGAAGCCCTGCATGAGGGCTCGACCGTGCTGCTCGACGACGGCAAGGTGCGCGTGCGCGTGGTCCGCAAGGGCGCGGGCTTCATCGAGGCCGAGGTGGTCGCCGGCAACCGGCTGTCGAACAACAAGGGCTTCAACGTCCCCGACGTGCTGCTGCCGGTCTCGGCGCTCACCGACAAGGACCGCTCCGACCTGTTCTTCGCCCTCGACCTCGGCGTCGAGTGGATCGCGCTCTCCTTCGTGCAGCGTCCCGAGGACGTGATCGAGGCCAAGGAGCTGATCCAGGGCCGCGCCCAGATCAACCTGAAGCTGGAGAAGCCTCAGGCGGTCGAGCACCTCACCCGCATCACCGAGCTTTCCGACAGCATGATGGTGGCGCGCGGCGACCTCGGCGTCGAGCTGTCGCTGCCGGAGATCCCGGCGCTGCAGAAGCGCGTCATCCGCGAATCCCGCCGCCTCGGCAAGCCGGTGATCGTGGCGACGCAGATGCTCGAATCCATGATCAGCGCCCCGGTGCCGACCCGCGCCGAGGTCTCCGACGTCGCCACCGCCGTCTATGACGGCGCCGACGCGGTGATGCTCTCCGCCGAGAGCGCGGCCGGCCAGTACCCGGTCGAGGCCGTGGCGATGATGGACCAGATCATCAAGCAGGTGGAGCGCGACCCCGGCTACCGGGCGATCATCGACTCGCAGCAGCCCGAGCAGCGCCACACCGTCGCTGACGCCATGACCCAGGCCGCCTATCAGGCGGCGCTGTCGGTCGATGCCGCCGCCATCGTCACCTATACGCTGTCCGGCACCACGACGCTGCACGCGGCGCGCGAGCGCCCGCGCATCCCGATCGTCGGCATCGCCAGCCAGCTCTCCACCGCCCGCCGCCTGGTGATGTCCTATGGCGTGCATGTCGTGCACGCGCCGGAGGAGATCCACACCTTCGGCGAGATGGCGACCAAGGCGACGCAGGTGACCATCGAGCACGGCTTCGCCAAGGAAGGCGACCGCATCGCCATCACCGCCGGCGTGCCCTTCGCGACTCCCGGCACGACCAACGTGTTGCGCCTCGTCACCATCGACAAGGCGATGATGAACCGCCGCCCGAGCGGCGAGAAGAAGACCGAGCCGACCACGCCCCGCGCCGCGGCGAAGACCGCCGGCGGCGAGGCGGTCATCCGCTCCGAGCCGGTCGACGGCAAGGCCGACTGAGGCCGGCCGAAAGGCCCGAGAAAACGGAAAGGCCCCCGATTTCGGGGGCCTTTTTCGTATGCGGGGGGCTCAGAAAACTCAGGCGACCCCTCATCCCCGGGCTTGACCCGGGGACCCAGTCTTTCCGCCTGCACTCGCCTTGGATGGCCGGGCCAAGCGCGGCCATGACGGCTTCTCCCGTTCGGTCGTCATCCCGGACGGCCGCAGGCCGATCCGAGATCGCCGGCGAATTGGAGAGCGATCCCGGCTCTGCGCTTCGCTTCGGCCGGGATGACGGGAAGCGTGAGACGGCCCGCCGCCCCCTCAGGGCAGCATCACCACCGGCGTGCCGATGCCGACGCGGCCATAGAGGTCGATGATGTCGTCATTGTACATGCGCACGCAGCCATAGGAGGCGAAGGTGCCGATCGACCGGGGCTGGTTGGTGCCGTGGATGGCGTATTGCCCGCCGCCGGAGAGCGTCATGGCGCGCGCGCCCATCGGGTTGGCCCGCGTGCCGCCGGGAATGACGTCCGGCAGCTTGGGATTGTCGCGCTTGATCTCGGCCGGCGGCGACCAGGCCGGCTCGACATATTTGCCGCTGATGCGCACCTGGCCCTGCCACTGCTTGCCGCGGCGGCCGACCGCCACCGGATAGCGGATGGCCTTCCCCGGGCCGGTGACGAGATAGAGCCGGCGCTCCCGGGCGCTGACCACGATGGTGCCGGGGCGCACGCCCGGCTTGTCGAAGGCTACGGCCTCGCGTGCCGAAGCGGAGGCGAGCGGAAACAGCTGAGTCGCGAGCGCGATCAGGCAGAAGGATATCCAACGCAACATTGCCCAGTCCCAGCGAAGAACTATGGCTGTTGATACCAGATAATGTCGGGCCTTACCGCCCTCGATACCACCGGGAGGCACCTGAGCGCCTCTGCCCGCGCCATTTTTGCAACAGTGGGCGAAAAGTTCGGTTGTGAGTTCGCCGACGCCCTACAGTCAATTGCACGGGCCGGCGAGAAAGGTTAGTCATTAAGGCGACAAGACCTCTGCGCCACCGGCTCAGCTCTTCGTTTTGTTTACTAACGGAAGGTAATTGCGCATGATCAAGACCCTGCTCGTGGCTTCTGCGTCCCTCTTCATGCTGGGCGCCGCCGTCGCCGCTGACCTCCCGCAGCCGCAGCCGGTGCCGGCTGAGGCCGCTCCGATCGGCAAGGCCCCGATTGGCAAGACCCCGGTGGGCAAGGCTCCCGAGCCGATCGTCACCAAGGGCTGATGCGGCGTCTGGCACGCACCTCTTCGTGACGTGCTTGACATGACCGCCGCGGGCTCGTTCCTTCGCGCGATCTGATCGAGAGAAGCGACGGGGTGTCGTGATGAAGATGTCTACAAAAACGGCAAAGCGCCACTGCCTCACAGTGGCGCTTTGCATGTCCGCCGCCCTCGCGGTGAGCACGCTGCCGGCGGCTGCCGTCACCGGCGGTAGTGCGGATTCGGCTACGGTGGCAACGACGCCCCAGGCGGCACCCGCCCAGGCGACCAACACCACCAAGCCCAAGCCGCGCCAGAAGGTCAGCGCGCTGCCCGGCGGCACCTCGACCGCCAGCGGCGGATCGAGCGCGACGTCTGCCAACAGCGTCGCGGCGAACGCATCGTCCGCGGCGACCGGCAATGCGACGCCGGGCTCGTCCGAGGCGATCGCCTCGCCGACCCCGCCGCCTGGCCCCTATTATGTCGACTTCCGCGCCCGCACGGCGGCTTCCTACGGCCATGCCTTCATCTGGTACGGCAAGTCGAGCGAGCGTGCGGTGGAAGTGGCCGGCCTGCATCCGGCGACCGACAGCCCGGTGCCCTATGTGCTGGGCCACCTGATGTGGGTCCAGTCGGAGACCGGCGCCAGCTATGGCGACCTCGACGAGCAGTATCTGACGGCGAACTATCGCGTCTATCTGAGCGAAGAGGACGCGCCGAAGGTCATCGCCTATATCCAGAAGCTGCAGAAGAACTCGCCGCTCTGGAACGCGACGACCACCAATTGCACCTGGTTCATCGGCCAGATCGCTTCCTTTATGGGTCTCAAGACGCCCTGGCACCTGCTGGTGCCGGAGGAATATGTCAACGAGCTCAAGAAGATGAATGGCGGGCGCAACATGGCGCGCCTCTCCCCGGACCAGTAGGACCGGCGGACCAGAAATGGCGGCATGCGGCGGGGTCTTCCCCGCCGTTTTCGTTTCGGGCGGGTCGCTTCGCGGCAGGTGGCCGGAGCGACGCCCGAGAGCCTGGCCTGCAATTTGAGCTTCCCTCTTCCCCGGGCTTCGCCCGGGGATCCAGCCAGCAGGTTGGCGCCGGGTGGAAAGCCTGGGCGGGCGGGTCATGCCCAGCCATGGGGAGGAGGGGTATCGCCCTCCCAAACGGCGTCATCGGTCGAGCGCTGAGGCGCGTGATGTCCATTACGGTCGATGTCGGCCGTAACGACATCGCCGCCCGGCCTCCCTGTCGTCCGGCCGATTCCTGCGGTAAGAAAATAGCGGCTGACGCGAGCGCCCGCCGGGGCGTCGTCGTATCGAGCTGCGGCAGGCGCGTGCGTGGCCTTCGCCGATTCCCTCATGACCAGCGCGGCCGCCACGCCGCTTCCAAGGCCGTCCATGCCCGACCTCGCCGGCCACAGCCCGTCCGCCACCTCCCGCGTCACCTGTCTTGATGGGCTGCGCGGCGTCGCCGCCTGCACGGTGGTGGCCTTCCACTTCTTCTACGCCTTCGCGCCCGCGTCCTTCATCGACCGCCAGCGCGTCGGGATCGGCCTATTCGACACGCCGCTCGCCGTGCTGTGGAACGGCTATTTCGCCGTGGCGGTGTTCTTCGCGTTGTCGGGCTTCGTGCTCGCCGCCTCGGCGCCGAAGAGCACGCGCGAGGCGCCGCTGATGATCGGCCTGCGCTATTTCCGCCTCGGCGTGCCGGCGCTGGTCTCCTCCATCCTCGCCTGGGCCTGGCTCACCAGCTTCCCCGAGGCCGCGCGCGACGTGCAGGCCATCACCGCCAGCCCGTGGTTCCGCTGGACCTACCAGGCGCCGATCCCGCCGCTGAGCCAGGCGATCTGGGAAGGCGCCGTCGGCGTGTTCGTCAACGGCACCACCCGCTTCAACAATCCGCTCTGGACCATGCAGGCCGAGTTCTTCGGCTCGGTGCTGATCTACGGCTCCTATGCCGTGCTGCGGGGGCATGCGCGGCCATGG contains:
- the pyk gene encoding pyruvate kinase, which encodes MASRRERATKIVATLGPASSSPEKIRALYEAGVDVFRLNFSHGTQENHGHVLGAVRALEKDVGRPIGVLADLQGPKLRLGKFVDGHITLTAGTTIRFDTDPTPGDEKRVPIPHPEILEALHEGSTVLLDDGKVRVRVVRKGAGFIEAEVVAGNRLSNNKGFNVPDVLLPVSALTDKDRSDLFFALDLGVEWIALSFVQRPEDVIEAKELIQGRAQINLKLEKPQAVEHLTRITELSDSMMVARGDLGVELSLPEIPALQKRVIRESRRLGKPVIVATQMLESMISAPVPTRAEVSDVATAVYDGADAVMLSAESAAGQYPVEAVAMMDQIIKQVERDPGYRAIIDSQQPEQRHTVADAMTQAAYQAALSVDAAAIVTYTLSGTTTLHAARERPRIPIVGIASQLSTARRLVMSYGVHVVHAPEEIHTFGEMATKATQVTIEHGFAKEGDRIAITAGVPFATPGTTNVLRLVTIDKAMMNRRPSGEKKTEPTTPRAAAKTAGGEAVIRSEPVDGKAD
- a CDS encoding L,D-transpeptidase translates to MLRWISFCLIALATQLFPLASASAREAVAFDKPGVRPGTIVVSARERRLYLVTGPGKAIRYPVAVGRRGKQWQGQVRISGKYVEPAWSPPAEIKRDNPKLPDVIPGGTRANPMGARAMTLSGGGQYAIHGTNQPRSIGTFASYGCVRMYNDDIIDLYGRVGIGTPVVMLP
- a CDS encoding acyltransferase family protein; its protein translation is MTSAAATPLPRPSMPDLAGHSPSATSRVTCLDGLRGVAACTVVAFHFFYAFAPASFIDRQRVGIGLFDTPLAVLWNGYFAVAVFFALSGFVLAASAPKSTREAPLMIGLRYFRLGVPALVSSILAWAWLTSFPEAARDVQAITASPWFRWTYQAPIPPLSQAIWEGAVGVFVNGTTRFNNPLWTMQAEFFGSVLIYGSYAVLRGHARPWAMALGLVGFTAFGLFPLAAFSGGALVYELRHRLRDHALAGSLIGLAGLILGATFPGHAAGPGTLAYAQSWLGTGGLREIGALLVIVAILITPPVRRFFEAPPLQRLGELSFPIYLVHVPLIVAPAAYVFAALAPLSPLALAGLFALTCLGTLALGALFLVAVERPLLAVLKAVRTRGRARLAAL